One stretch of Hemitrygon akajei chromosome 18, sHemAka1.3, whole genome shotgun sequence DNA includes these proteins:
- the LOC140741246 gene encoding uncharacterized protein → MTSASNLSPSHRKTPPTPTRTRTNEYGTGRSHRQAGGLGKVVKGDGGAGKRAEDGDGDIMQETLPYGKLTSHGGLPVPSPLRPPKPLVASPTAVRGSSAPLPARDCRASWSGATAGAERVFPWMKESRGVSPHSSLHPGRAEDPGRRARTAYSSAQLLELEKEFHLSRYVRGPRRREMACFLRLSERQVKVWFQNRRMKHKREARWRHGASGTAPGPPGDPVPVDSCPPSTFSGLARSPSPFSSAPSSPGDIPVNYAGCPVQLSLGPQDGPCGVWARHGPRLTHL, encoded by the exons ATGACCTCCGCCTCTAATCTCTCACCTAGCCACAGGAAGACCCCACCCACTCCTACCCGCACTCGCACCAACGAATACGGCACAGGAAGATCCCACCGCCAGGCTGGTGGGCTCGGGAAGGTGGTGAAAGGGGACGGTGGCGCTGGGAAGAGGGCGGAGGACGGGGACGGGGACATAATGCAGGAGACGCTGCCCTATGGGAAGCTGACCTCGCACGGCGGATTGCCCGTCCCGTCTCCGCTTCGGCCGCCCAAGCCTCTCGTCGCCTCCCCGACCGCCGTCCGCGGCTCATCGGCTCCCCTTCCCGCACGGGACTGTCGCGCCAGCTGGTCCGGAGCCACGGCCGGAGCAGAGCGAGTGTTCCCGTGGATGAAGGAAAGCCGCGGGGTCTCTCCGCACAGCTCGCTGCACCCAG GAAGGGCCGAGGATCCGGGCCGGCGAGCCCGTACAGCCTACAGCAGCGCGCAACTTTTAGAGTTGGAGAAAGAGTTTCACCTGAGCCGCTACGTGCGAGGCCCGCGGCGCCGGGAGATGGCCTGTTTTCTCCGCCTCTCTGAGCGCCAGGTCAAGGTCTGGTTCCAGAATCGCCGCATGAAACACAAGCGGGAAGCGCGGTGGAGGCACGGAGCCAGTGGAACAGCGCCTGGGCCCCCCGGAGACCCCGTCCCTGTCGACTCCTGTCCGCCTTCCACCTTCAGCGGACTGGCACGCTCGCCCTCGCCTTTCTCCAGCGCCCCGTCTTCCCCCGGCGACATACCGGTCAACTACGCTGGCTGCCCTGTTCAGCTAAGCCTCGGGCCGCAGGATGGTCCCTGCGGCGTTTGGGCGCGGCACGGCCCCCGGCTCACCCACCTCTGA